A segment of the Colletotrichum destructivum chromosome 3, complete sequence genome:
AGCTAAGCTGAGCCGCCATGAACAAGCAACGTCCGAGCTTTTCAGTCTTTTGTCTTTGACCAGTCACGTGGCCTCATGCGGCTTAGGAAGTGGTTTACGCTGATTGGCCAATACCAACCGAAAAGCCGAGGAGATTCCCGTGCTTCGCTTCAATCGGGAGGCGGACGCAGCGCAGAACGTCTCCATTTTATTCctgagtgagagagagctTGACATCAACACTTTCCCCGATATCCCGCCCGACCGCTTGCTCCACGGAGTACTCCCTTGACGACGCGAAACGACCTCCCCCGAGCTAGAATCACTCCTGGTTATTCTTCGAAAACACGAATATAACACACCCTTATAACCATACATCCAAACATGATTGCGCAACGGGTGGGCGTGTCGGCCCTGCGCCGAGGTTCGTTTACATCATCGAAATttgggagagggagggatcAATAATGGAAGGCTGACAATATGATGTTTCGTTATGGGCACGGCAATAGCGGCAGGAAAGccctccgtcttcttcaactcCCAGGTCCCCAAGATTGTCGCCGCTTCGAGCATGTCGACGACCCAGATCCGGTACGCAATTGCCTCGTCCCCCCGACGGTGCTCCTTTAGAGCTTTCATTGTCACGACCCCCCCTGACATCTAATCATTGACAACCCTCACAGCCCCGTTGCGACCTCGAAGCTCACCCCCGATGACGGCCTTGAACTCCTCGCCAAGCAGCGCCTCAACCGCCCCATCTCCCCGCACCTGACCATCTACAAGATCGAGCAGACGTGGTTCGGCGCCTCCATCTGGACCCgcatcaccggcgccggcctgtcTGGCGCCTTTTACGTTTACTTCGGCACCTACCTCGTCGCGCCCCTGCTCGGATGGCACGTGGAGACCCAGTCGCTCGTCGCGGCTTTCGGCGCCCtgcccctcgccgccaagggcggTCTCAagttcctcgtcgcctggCCCTTCACCTTCCACTTCTTCAACGGCATCCGCCACCTGTCGTATGACCTCGTCAAGGGCTTCAGCAAGCCCGACATCGTCAAGTGGGGCTGGGTCATCTGGTCCACCTCGCtggtctcggccgccggcctggctTTTGCGTGGTAAacggagaggaagattgGGAAGGTGGAGAAGGGAGTgcgggggagagagagagcaagatTCGCGTGTCCGTGTTTGGGCGACGTGGTAATGGGGAATCGGCGGCTAAGGGGGGAATGGATGTGTGAGCTTGCCGTTGTGAGGAAGTGTTTGGGAGATGGGAGACTGGAGTTCTGATTGGCTGGCGCCTGGGTTTGCTGGGCGTACGGCCTCCCTTCTGCTTAAGGCGAGGGATTGTATAGACTGAAAGTTGTAAAATGAATTCCCTTGAGTAACAAGCACGTTAATCAATCTTTCCGCCTACGTAACGAAGACCATGGGGGCGCAGTCGTGAGAGGATGCCATGTGGTGATTGAGAGACTACGGCAACGGACGACAACCAACGACCGAGAACAGCACGAGGTGGGGGGTgatggggatgggagggggatACGGTATCGCATTAGGACAGTCTTGAAGATTATCTGACTTCACCCTTTCTTTGTGCAAAGGTTACATTAGGTCCCAGGTAGGAGAACTTCTACATCTCCCAACCATTTGGTCTCGTGCAGAAGAGGGAGAGTGGAGACATGACTGGTAGTGCCCCTGACGACAAACCTCATGATTAAGGAAACACCCCATACGGCAATCTCTCGCATGTGATATGATGCACTGGACTTTCCAATGGCTTTTTTTTGGGTAAAGATTGCTAGACTGCCGACCCCTTTGTTGGGTACCTTATCCATGTTGCGACCCCGACTGAACCATGACACTAGGTACCCATTTGAGCATGTATGCTGAGAGAATCAATTTGAATGCTGAATGTCATCTATAAACCGCGTCGCAACTAATCTTGGTATGCCTCCCGGACCCAATTTTTTGCCCTGCCTGATCCAAACGCCGTTGACGCCTTCCCGAAAATCTTGTATGCGCACAACACCAGGGAACCATGCTATTCTATGTTTCTAGCATCCAGGACGTGCTTGATCAGCCTCCGGTTGCCCAGGCTGTTGAGCCGCTCGCCCAGGATGGGCCCGATGAACTCGTTGAGCTCGGTGGCGTAGTTGttggcggtgccgttgatgccgttgacggcaacccgctcgtcctcgatcatggtggcgatggccttgaggatgccgccgacaaGCATCTCGaactcgacgccctcgccgcggtCCCTGAGCGGCTGCAGGATGTTGTCGTTGTAGGCGCGCAGGCACTTGAGCACGAGGAcgcggacggcctcgggcccgccggcggaggcgacACCGGTGATGGCGCCAAAGTGGGTGGCCGGGGGCTTGTCCGGGTCCATGAAGAACTTGAGGCAGGTGCGCACGAGCTTGGGGCGGAGCAAGTTGTTGGAGGCGGCGTACTTGCGGGCGATCTGGCCGAGCAGGGAGGCCGAGAACTCGCGGAGTTGGTACTGCTCGCGcatggcgtcggcgccgtcctcggcgccaaTCTTGCGGCCGAGGATGCACGTCAGCACaggggcggcgatggcgttggcgtaGGGGTCGAGGTAGAGCTTGGTAttggcgatgagggcggcAGTGAGCTCCATGGCCTGGCGCAGGGTaaagacgtcgtcgaggcggtggGTGACCTGGTTGGCGACGAAGTTGATGAAGTAGGGGATCAGCTGGTGCAGGCCCGGGTCGTCGCGGACGGACTCTAGGGCGGCGTGGCGGAGGCgcacgacctcctcgtccgggttgtcgtcgaggatggcgttCTGGACCTTTTCGAAGTAGAGAATGAGCTCCTTCGAGACAACATGCTTCACGGCGGGGCGGAAGGAGATGCTgtcgttgccggcgagggcggcgagggcaggGTTGGCGCCGGGGCCCTTGGGCACGAGTTCCTGGCTTCGCGAttcggccgtcgtcgggttCTGCGGGATGGAGGGTTGGACACCTTCGATGGCGAGCCAGTGTGCTGGACGGATCAGAAAAGGTTAGCAGACTTGACTCGACTACAGGCATGAACAGCCCGAGGTGTTTGGGAGTGGGGGAAGGCGCACCCGTGAAGCTCATATCACGCGGCACTTTGGGCAGAGGAgcgttgatgagcttctcaAAGTctacctcctcgtcctcaatGTAAAACAGCGGCTGGCCGGGACCCAGGCTGGCCTCGCCATATCGCAGCGGACGCGTCGAATCATACCCGTAGAGCGGTTCGATGTTGAGGGCTTTGAGGGCGGTGCTGATGTCATTGACCGTCAGGGTGGTGCGGCGGGAGGCGCGCATGAAgcgcagggcctcgacgaggacctgacCGATGCGGTACTCGACATCTTGGGTCAGGCAGCGCAGGGCATCGTCGTGGA
Coding sequences within it:
- a CDS encoding Putative succinate dehydrogenase/fumarate reductase type B, transmembrane subunit, whose translation is MIAQRVGVSALRRAAGKPSVFFNSQVPKIVAASSMSTTQIRPVATSKLTPDDGLELLAKQRLNRPISPHLTIYKIEQTWFGASIWTRITGAGLSGAFYVYFGTYLVAPLLGWHVETQSLVAAFGALPLAAKGGLKFLVAWPFTFHFFNGIRHLSYDLVKGFSKPDIVKWGWVIWSTSLVSAAGLAFAW
- a CDS encoding Putative TATA box binding protein associated factor (TAF), histone — its product is MGRAGAGPGTLSESASTSPGCSPLASGPTARALELPQLSHSHQPRPFCSSTNHKPQTPTPTCARRPLLPYQKTRSTTVGQNKTTSAMAAQDAPKLLWNPDNVKDVAESVGIPNLHDDALRCLTQDVEYRIGQVLVEALRFMRASRRTTLTVNDISTALKALNIEPLYGYDSTRPLRYGEASLGPGQPLFYIEDEEVDFEKLINAPLPKVPRDMSFTAHWLAIEGVQPSIPQNPTTAESRSQELVPKGPGANPALAALAGNDSISFRPAVKHVVSKELILYFEKVQNAILDDNPDEEVVRLRHAALESVRDDPGLHQLIPYFINFVANQVTHRLDDVFTLRQAMELTAALIANTKLYLDPYANAIAAPVLTCILGRKIGAEDGADAMREQYQLREFSASLLGQIARKYAASNNLLRPKLVRTCLKFFMDPDKPPATHFGAITGVASAGGPEAVRVLVLKCLRAYNDNILQPLRDRGEGVEFEMLVGGILKAIATMIEDERVAVNGINGTANNYATELNEFIGPILGERLNSLGNRRLIKHVLDARNIE